One part of the Halobacteria archaeon AArc-dxtr1 genome encodes these proteins:
- a CDS encoding 6-carboxytetrahydropterin synthase yields the protein MYAVSVSRSFVAQHYLTVPDPGPEGRLHSHCFDVEIEVAGPERNEYEYLVDIDNLTAAVDDTVDAFRDETLNELPPFDGRNPSVELLAKTLGDRLLKRFDPVGATRLRVAIEEDDVATVSHERAL from the coding sequence ATGTACGCAGTCTCCGTTTCCCGGTCGTTCGTCGCCCAGCACTACCTGACGGTACCCGATCCGGGGCCCGAGGGACGGCTCCACAGCCACTGTTTCGACGTCGAGATCGAAGTCGCCGGACCGGAGCGCAACGAGTACGAGTACCTCGTCGATATCGACAACCTCACCGCAGCCGTCGACGACACCGTCGACGCGTTTCGCGACGAGACACTGAACGAACTCCCGCCGTTCGACGGGCGAAATCCGAGCGTCGAGTTGCTCGCGAAGACCCTCGGCGATCGCCTCCTCAAACGGTTCGATCCCGTCGGCGCGACCCGGTTGCGGGTCGCGATCGAGGAGGACGACGTCGCGACGGTGAGCCACGAGCGGGCGCTCTAA
- a CDS encoding zinc-binding alcohol dehydrogenase translates to MTTNVDERRSLYVTGPGQVTHRQESLPEPDRDEIQIRTAYSAISAGTERLLFEGEVPTKSEPDDPIDAIATDFSYPLKYGYAAVGHVMDVGSAVDDEWLDRRVFAYNPHESGFTVEPSAVVPLSPACSPETATLLANIETAVTLALDGAPVVGERVAIFGQGVVGLLTTAVLSRYPLDTLVTVDHHERRRKLSERLGADLSIDPAEASAEDVLEGDDRADLTYELTGSPAALDDAITATGYDGRVVVGSWYGSRTAPIDLGGRFHRSRISIESSQVSTIAPEYTGRWSRERRHDLALDLLAEIPAEELITHRIPFERAREAYELVADRPHEAVGVLLEYGRHETQPSADDGWR, encoded by the coding sequence ATGACCACGAACGTCGACGAAAGGCGCAGCCTCTACGTTACCGGACCGGGGCAGGTGACACACCGCCAGGAGTCGCTTCCGGAACCGGACCGAGACGAGATACAGATCCGAACCGCCTACTCGGCGATCAGCGCCGGGACGGAGCGACTGCTCTTCGAGGGGGAGGTGCCGACGAAATCCGAACCGGACGATCCTATCGACGCGATCGCAACCGACTTCTCGTACCCGCTGAAGTACGGCTACGCGGCCGTCGGGCACGTAATGGATGTCGGGAGTGCCGTCGACGACGAGTGGCTGGATCGGCGCGTGTTCGCGTACAATCCACACGAGAGCGGGTTCACCGTCGAGCCATCGGCAGTCGTCCCGCTCTCGCCGGCGTGTTCACCCGAGACGGCGACGCTGCTCGCGAACATCGAGACGGCCGTCACGCTCGCGCTCGACGGCGCCCCCGTCGTCGGCGAGCGCGTCGCGATCTTTGGCCAGGGTGTCGTGGGATTGCTGACCACGGCTGTCCTCTCCCGGTACCCGCTGGATACGCTCGTGACCGTCGATCACCACGAGCGGCGCCGGAAGCTCTCCGAGCGCCTCGGCGCAGACCTCTCTATCGATCCCGCCGAGGCGTCCGCAGAAGACGTTCTCGAGGGGGACGACCGCGCCGATCTCACCTACGAACTGACCGGCTCGCCGGCTGCACTCGACGACGCGATTACGGCGACTGGCTACGACGGACGCGTCGTCGTCGGCTCCTGGTACGGGTCTCGAACCGCACCGATCGATCTCGGGGGGCGCTTTCACCGGAGTCGGATCTCGATCGAGAGCAGTCAGGTGAGCACGATCGCACCCGAGTACACCGGCCGGTGGAGCCGCGAGCGACGCCACGACCTCGCGCTCGACCTCCTCGCAGAGATCCCAGCCGAGGAGCTCATCACCCACCGGATTCCGTTCGAGCGCGCGCGTGAGGCCTACGAACTGGTCGCGGACCGCCCCCACGAGGCGGTCGGCGTCCTCCTCGAGTACGGTCGCCACGAGACGCAGCCGTCAGCCGACGACGGTTGGCGCTAA
- a CDS encoding CDP-alcohol phosphatidyltransferase family protein, whose product MSRDPEDSPVTAVERDARQLGTIRLLRASRTQLAGAAGAIALGAAIALVATRLSHPAAIGPPYLAGVTATAIAAFGATAWTITRIRGGNADAESRATKDSPPTPLTTATILTLGRVGLVAGVGGFALVAYPEGTTAWLPAMLFGVAAALDGVDGALARATGTTTVLGEKLDASGDSLTVLVGAVVAVSVGFAPVVYLAAGAARYAFVGGIRYREFRDRPVYPLPPSQLRRVVGVCQLVAIFLALSPLLGTGASRLVTTLALAPLLASFGRDWLAVSGRLGR is encoded by the coding sequence GTGAGCCGGGATCCCGAAGACAGCCCCGTGACCGCCGTCGAACGGGACGCCCGACAGCTGGGAACGATTCGGCTGCTTCGTGCCTCCCGAACCCAGCTCGCTGGCGCCGCGGGCGCAATCGCACTCGGCGCCGCCATTGCGCTCGTCGCGACGCGACTGAGCCACCCGGCCGCCATCGGCCCGCCGTATCTCGCCGGTGTCACAGCCACCGCGATCGCCGCGTTCGGGGCGACCGCGTGGACCATCACCCGCATCCGCGGCGGAAACGCGGACGCCGAAAGCCGGGCTACCAAGGATAGCCCGCCGACACCGCTTACGACGGCCACGATCCTGACGCTGGGACGTGTCGGGCTCGTCGCGGGGGTAGGCGGGTTCGCGCTCGTCGCCTACCCCGAAGGAACAACCGCGTGGCTTCCGGCGATGCTGTTCGGCGTCGCCGCGGCGCTCGACGGCGTCGACGGAGCCCTCGCTCGGGCGACGGGAACGACCACCGTCCTCGGCGAGAAGCTCGATGCGAGCGGAGACTCACTCACCGTCCTCGTCGGCGCCGTCGTCGCGGTAAGCGTCGGGTTCGCCCCCGTCGTCTACCTCGCCGCCGGCGCTGCACGGTACGCGTTCGTCGGTGGCATTCGCTACCGCGAGTTCCGAGACCGACCCGTTTACCCGCTGCCGCCCAGCCAGCTGCGGCGGGTCGTCGGCGTCTGCCAGCTGGTGGCGATCTTTCTGGCGCTTTCCCCGCTTCTTGGAACGGGAGCGTCGCGGCTGGTGACGACCCTGGCGTTGGCACCGCTGCTCGCGAGCTTCGGTCGCGACTGGCTGGCGGTCAGCGGCCGACTCGGACGGTGA
- a CDS encoding 50S ribosomal protein L1, with the protein MADSDIETAVARALEESPDRNFTETVDLAINLRDLDLNEPSNRVDESIVLPSGTGQETIIVVIAEGETAVRAEEAADDVLSGDDVADLDDDDAKDMADETDFFIAEEAMMQDIARHLGTILGPRGKMPDPLAPDDDVVETVNRLKNTVQLRSGDRRTFHTLVGAEDMSAEDISSNIDVILRRLHADLEKGPQNIDGVYVKTTMGPSVEVA; encoded by the coding sequence ATGGCAGATTCGGATATTGAAACCGCAGTGGCTCGCGCACTCGAGGAGTCGCCCGATCGGAACTTCACCGAGACGGTAGACCTCGCGATCAACTTGCGCGACCTTGATTTGAACGAACCGTCGAACCGTGTAGATGAATCCATCGTCCTGCCGTCCGGAACCGGCCAGGAGACGATCATCGTGGTCATCGCCGAAGGCGAGACCGCGGTCCGCGCCGAGGAGGCTGCAGACGACGTCCTCTCCGGCGACGACGTGGCCGATCTGGACGACGACGACGCCAAGGATATGGCAGACGAGACGGACTTCTTCATCGCCGAGGAGGCGATGATGCAAGACATCGCCCGACACCTGGGTACGATCCTGGGTCCTCGAGGGAAGATGCCCGATCCGCTCGCGCCCGACGACGACGTCGTCGAGACCGTCAACCGGCTCAAGAACACCGTGCAGCTGCGCTCTGGCGACCGGCGAACGTTCCACACGCTCGTCGGCGCCGAGGACATGTCCGCAGAGGACATCTCGAGTAACATCGACGTGATCCTCCGCCGCCTGCACGCCGACTTAGAAAAGGGTCCACAGAACATCGACGGCGTCTACGTCAAGACGACGATGGGGCCGTCCGTGGAGGTGGCCTAA
- a CDS encoding 50S ribosomal protein L10, translated as MSAGAERKTENLPEWKREEVDELATLIDEYESVGVVGIAGIPSKQLQDMRRGLHGTAVLRVSRNTLQTRALDDAGLDDLVEHVEGQVGLIATNDNPFALYKELEASKTPAPINEGEVAPNDIVIPEGDTGVDPGPFVGELQQIGANARIEDGSIQVMEDSTVLDAGEEVSADLSNVLNELGIEPKEVGLDLRAVVAEGVLFDPEDLDIDVDAYRSDVQAAAAGARNLSINASYPTASTAPTLIAKATGEAKSLGLHAAIEDEALMPDLVSKADAQLRALAAQIDDEEALPEELQGVEAPAAPAATEEADEDESTDDQPDDDAEADADADDDDEDDGDGAEGLGAMFG; from the coding sequence ATGAGCGCCGGAGCCGAACGAAAGACCGAGAACCTCCCCGAGTGGAAACGCGAGGAGGTCGACGAACTCGCGACGCTCATCGACGAGTACGAGAGCGTCGGCGTCGTCGGCATCGCCGGCATTCCGTCGAAGCAGCTCCAGGACATGCGCCGTGGCCTCCACGGAACCGCGGTCCTGCGCGTGAGCCGCAACACGCTCCAGACGCGTGCGTTGGACGACGCCGGACTCGACGATCTCGTCGAACACGTCGAGGGACAGGTCGGACTCATCGCGACGAACGACAATCCCTTCGCGCTCTACAAGGAACTCGAAGCCTCGAAGACGCCCGCCCCGATCAACGAGGGCGAGGTCGCCCCGAACGATATCGTCATTCCCGAGGGCGACACCGGCGTCGACCCGGGTCCGTTCGTCGGCGAACTCCAGCAGATCGGCGCGAACGCACGCATCGAGGACGGCTCGATTCAAGTCATGGAAGACTCGACGGTTCTGGATGCCGGCGAGGAGGTCTCCGCTGACCTCTCGAACGTCCTGAACGAGCTCGGCATCGAGCCCAAGGAGGTCGGACTCGACCTTCGGGCTGTCGTCGCCGAGGGCGTCCTCTTCGACCCCGAGGATCTCGACATCGATGTCGATGCCTACCGCAGCGACGTCCAGGCGGCCGCCGCCGGCGCCCGAAACCTCTCGATCAACGCGAGCTACCCGACCGCAAGCACGGCGCCGACGCTCATCGCGAAGGCGACCGGCGAGGCAAAGAGCCTCGGTCTACACGCCGCGATCGAGGACGAAGCGCTCATGCCCGACCTCGTCAGCAAGGCCGACGCGCAGCTTCGCGCGCTCGCGGCCCAGATCGACGACGAGGAGGCACTCCCCGAGGAGCTCCAGGGTGTCGAGGCCCCGGCCGCGCCCGCGGCCACTGAGGAAGCCGACGAAGACGAATCGACAGACGACCAGCCCGACGACGACGCTGAGGCAGATGCCGACGCCGACGATGACGACGAAGACGACGGCGACGGCGCGGAAGGTCTCGGCGCGATGTTCGGATAA
- the rpl12p gene encoding 50S ribosomal protein P1, translated as MEYVYAALILNESDAEITEENVTDVLDAAGVDVEESRVKALVAALEDVDIEEAVEEAAAVPAAGGAGGSAGAADADEGGDDEEADEADAAEEDDDDDEEEEASGEGLGELFG; from the coding sequence ATGGAATACGTTTACGCTGCACTCATCCTGAACGAATCGGACGCAGAGATCACCGAAGAGAACGTCACCGACGTGCTCGACGCCGCCGGCGTCGACGTCGAGGAGTCCCGTGTCAAGGCGCTCGTCGCCGCGCTCGAGGACGTCGACATCGAGGAGGCCGTCGAGGAGGCCGCCGCCGTCCCCGCTGCCGGTGGAGCCGGTGGCTCGGCTGGCGCCGCCGACGCCGACGAGGGCGGTGACGACGAGGAGGCCGACGAGGCCGACGCCGCAGAGGAAGACGACGACGATGACGAAGAGGAAGAGGCCAGCGGCGAGGGTCTCGGCGAACTCTTCGGCTAA
- a CDS encoding tripartite tricarboxylate transporter permease gives MAVPSFELVSDPVLVVELCLWVLAGAALGSCSGLVPGLHANNFALLLAGIAPSLPGEPLFVGAAMLAAGVVHTFVNAVPAMALGVPDAEMAVTALPGHRLVQQGRGYEAIRLSALGSLLAVVAAIPLAIPITWSVLAVYPTVRANLPLVLAVVVVALVASEFTWRRRVGAAISFALAGALGLATLDLSPESPLSAGGMLAPLFAGLFGAPVLIDAIRGGGVPPQSDAHIRLSKPLLLATALAGALAGAVVGYLPGISAAIAAVAVLVFVPGNAGDRGYIVATSGVDTSNTIFALVALAAIGQPRSGVMVAFENANAPLELPILLASVLVAGAIGFVLVLVIGDVYLELVGRVAYWKISAAVLSLLLVLSYLFTGSLGVFVFIVAAAIGMVPVRFRARRVHLMGVLIGPLMLSG, from the coding sequence ATGGCCGTCCCTTCGTTCGAACTCGTGTCGGACCCGGTGCTCGTCGTCGAGCTCTGTCTATGGGTGCTCGCCGGGGCGGCGCTTGGCTCCTGTAGCGGCCTCGTTCCGGGGCTGCACGCGAACAACTTCGCGCTGTTGCTCGCCGGAATCGCGCCCTCGCTGCCGGGCGAGCCGCTGTTCGTCGGCGCGGCCATGCTCGCGGCGGGGGTCGTCCACACGTTCGTCAACGCCGTCCCGGCGATGGCACTGGGCGTTCCGGACGCGGAGATGGCCGTCACCGCCTTGCCGGGCCACCGACTGGTCCAGCAGGGACGGGGCTACGAGGCGATCCGGCTCTCGGCGCTGGGGAGCCTGCTTGCGGTCGTCGCCGCGATCCCCCTCGCGATTCCGATCACCTGGTCTGTGCTGGCGGTGTATCCGACGGTCCGAGCGAACCTCCCGCTCGTACTGGCGGTGGTCGTCGTCGCCCTCGTTGCCTCCGAATTTACCTGGCGCCGGCGCGTCGGCGCGGCGATATCGTTTGCTCTGGCTGGCGCACTCGGTCTCGCGACACTCGATCTCTCTCCGGAGTCGCCGCTCTCGGCCGGCGGGATGCTCGCGCCGCTCTTTGCGGGCCTGTTCGGTGCGCCGGTCCTCATCGACGCGATCCGGGGCGGCGGCGTTCCCCCACAGTCGGACGCCCACATTCGGCTCTCGAAACCGCTGCTCCTCGCGACGGCGCTGGCCGGCGCGCTTGCCGGCGCAGTCGTCGGCTACCTGCCGGGGATTTCGGCGGCAATCGCAGCCGTCGCCGTGCTGGTCTTCGTGCCCGGAAACGCGGGCGATCGGGGCTACATCGTCGCGACCAGCGGCGTCGATACGTCGAACACGATCTTCGCGCTGGTCGCGCTGGCGGCGATCGGCCAGCCCAGAAGCGGCGTAATGGTCGCATTCGAGAACGCAAACGCCCCGCTCGAGTTACCGATACTGCTCGCGAGCGTGCTCGTCGCTGGTGCGATCGGCTTCGTACTGGTGCTGGTCATCGGCGACGTCTATCTCGAACTGGTCGGACGGGTCGCCTACTGGAAGATCTCGGCTGCGGTGCTGTCGCTCTTGCTCGTCCTCTCCTACCTATTTACCGGCTCCCTCGGCGTTTTCGTCTTCATCGTCGCCGCCGCAATCGGGATGGTTCCGGTCCGATTTCGGGCTCGGCGCGTCCATCTGATGGGCGTACTGATCGGTCCCCTGATGCTCTCGGGCTAA
- a CDS encoding phosphatase PAP2 family protein → MSRGIGEFEPIQNLVPEWVAVVVAMLTQLGSIWFLALLLGALYWAGASDRDGIATVAGVWLAGLGLYKGLKELFGLPRPEEALLDPALLPGLVQPLYELTATASGYGFPSGHAVGATLVYIGLANVLSVGTRRLRHLAAAVIIAIVSLSRVALGVHYLVDVVVGVALGLLIWRVARQLLHRRTSDQPTIAFALAVGGAGIFVGTSGGSWESVVVATAALGAFAGWQLVTLGRWLQRPRVGVRPVFWVSARFGLAMVALAPLALLVWEAPISSPAGAGGLVGLGIATLLVWPVTRWHYETNGAPA, encoded by the coding sequence ATGTCACGCGGTATCGGCGAGTTCGAGCCGATTCAGAACCTGGTTCCCGAGTGGGTAGCGGTGGTCGTCGCCATGCTCACGCAGCTGGGATCGATCTGGTTTCTTGCCCTCCTGCTCGGCGCCCTCTACTGGGCTGGCGCGTCGGATCGGGACGGAATTGCGACCGTCGCTGGCGTCTGGCTGGCCGGGCTCGGGCTCTACAAGGGGCTGAAGGAACTGTTCGGCCTCCCTCGTCCCGAGGAGGCGCTACTGGACCCCGCGTTGCTACCGGGACTCGTCCAGCCGCTGTACGAACTGACGGCGACGGCGAGTGGCTACGGCTTTCCGAGCGGCCACGCCGTCGGTGCGACGCTCGTCTACATTGGGCTCGCGAACGTCCTCTCCGTCGGGACGCGCCGGCTGCGCCACCTGGCGGCTGCGGTGATCATCGCCATCGTCAGTCTCTCTCGGGTCGCGCTGGGCGTCCACTACCTCGTGGACGTCGTCGTCGGCGTCGCGCTGGGGCTGCTCATCTGGCGCGTCGCCCGACAGCTGCTTCACCGTCGAACCAGCGACCAGCCGACGATCGCGTTCGCCTTGGCCGTCGGTGGCGCCGGCATCTTCGTCGGTACAAGCGGCGGGAGCTGGGAATCAGTCGTCGTCGCGACGGCAGCGCTGGGCGCCTTCGCCGGCTGGCAGCTGGTCACACTTGGCCGCTGGCTCCAGCGACCGCGAGTCGGCGTGCGCCCCGTCTTCTGGGTCAGTGCTCGGTTCGGACTCGCCATGGTCGCACTTGCACCGCTGGCGCTGCTCGTCTGGGAGGCGCCGATCTCGTCGCCGGCGGGGGCCGGCGGACTCGTCGGACTTGGGATCGCAACGCTGCTCGTCTGGCCTGTCACCCGCTGGCACTACGAGACGAACGGCGCGCCTGCCTGA
- a CDS encoding thioredoxin family protein gives MALLESEPELDAGDTAPDFELEGTDGDTYTLDSFADSEALLLVFTCNHCPYAQAKFDLMNELADEYDDAAVVGINPNDAEEYPEDSLEKMREFVADGRIAFDAYLRDADQSVAAEYGAVCTPDPFLFEAADDGSFRLAYQGRLDDALNPEDEPSRYHVREAIDAILADEPVELEWQPSQGCSIKWIEYE, from the coding sequence ATGGCGCTACTGGAATCCGAACCCGAACTGGACGCCGGCGACACAGCCCCCGACTTCGAGCTCGAGGGCACAGACGGCGACACCTACACGCTCGACTCGTTTGCCGACTCCGAGGCCCTCCTGCTCGTCTTCACCTGCAACCACTGCCCGTACGCCCAGGCCAAGTTCGACCTCATGAACGAGCTGGCCGACGAGTACGACGACGCCGCCGTCGTCGGCATCAACCCGAACGACGCCGAGGAGTACCCCGAAGACTCTCTGGAGAAGATGCGGGAGTTCGTCGCCGACGGTCGGATTGCGTTCGACGCCTACCTCCGGGATGCAGACCAATCGGTCGCCGCGGAGTACGGTGCGGTCTGTACTCCGGATCCGTTCCTCTTCGAAGCCGCCGACGACGGCAGCTTTCGTCTGGCCTACCAGGGCCGGCTCGACGACGCGCTGAATCCAGAGGACGAACCGAGCCGGTATCACGTCAGGGAGGCCATCGACGCGATTCTCGCCGACGAGCCGGTCGAACTCGAGTGGCAGCCCTCCCAGGGCTGTTCGATCAAGTGGATCGAATACGAGTAA